Proteins from a genomic interval of Mangifera indica cultivar Alphonso unplaced genomic scaffold, CATAS_Mindica_2.1 Un_0091, whole genome shotgun sequence:
- the LOC123207658 gene encoding probable carbohydrate esterase At4g34215 — MDSTIPDPTQIFILSGQSNMAGRGGVNKHRHWDGVVPSECQSHPSILRLSAKLNWEQAREPLHADIDTAKVCGVGPGMSFANLVRERVGGETIVGLVPCAVGGTAIREWARGEKLYEHMVSRSKESVKSGGEIKCMLWYQGESDTSTQQDADAYQRNMETLIHNVREDLGLPSLPIIQVAIASGDKRYMEKIREAQMGINLPNVVCVDAKGLELKEDHLHLTTAAQVKLGHILGEAYLKHFAGSAQ, encoded by the exons ATGGATTCTACCATTCCAGACCCAACTCAGATCTTCATCCTGTCCGGGCAGAGTAACATGGCAGGCCGGGGTGGTGTAAACAAACACCGCCATTGGGACGGAGTAGTCCCATCAGAATGCCAATCTCACCCCTCCATCCTCCGTCTCAGCGCCAAGCTCAACTGGGAACAAGCGCGTGAGCCACTCCACGCCGACATCGACACTGCAAAGGTCTGTGGGGTGGGGCCGGGGATGTCTTTCGCCAATCTGGTGAGGGAGCGCGTGGGGGGAGAGACCATAGTGGGGCTGGTGCCGTGTGCGGTGGGAGGAACGGCGATCAGAGAGTGGGCGCGTGGCGAGAAATTATATGAGCACATGGTGAGTAGGAGTAAAGAAAGTGTAAAGAGTGGTGGAGAAATTAAATGTATGCTGTGGTACCAAGGAGAGAGTGACACGTCTACTCAGCAAGATGCTGATGCGTACCAGAGAAATATGGAAACCCTGATTCATAATGTGAGGGAAGATCTGGGTTTGCCTTCACTCCCAATAATTCAG GTTGCAATAGCATCGGGGGATAAAAGATACATGGAGAAAATTAGGGAGGCACAAATGGGGATAAATCTTCCAAATGTTGTGTGTGTTGATGCCAAGGGGTTGGAGCTCAAAGAAGATCACCTTCACCTTACTACAGCAGCCCAGGTCAAGTTGGGTCACATTCTGGGCGAAGCATACTTGAAGCATTTTGCAGGCTCAGCTCAATGA
- the LOC123207651 gene encoding protein TIC 21, chloroplastic-like, which translates to MQVLLLPPTGRSCILPPVVGLFPSHRRISSNVGVCPPNCFSSAKTLQSSSNCGGSRYSITKLASSPVTPAFTSRIDDSEKAKLAQVAKRLENTSRSFKRLGSLGFWGQLVCTVVAAVILSFSIVVTGKITSPATFYATAGGIAAAFISVFWSFGYIQLSEKLQKTASDPSKAPPRADVVKSLKNGIILNLLGMGAAILGMQATVGQLVAKALTSSANPYYQGVPPGYSPVLALDVFLVQASANTILSHFLGLVFSLELLRSVTLPASPVPRVA; encoded by the exons ATGCAAGTGCTTTTGTTGCCGCCCACCGGTCGCTCCTGCATCCTACCGCCGGTAGTGGGGCTGTTTCCCTCCCACCGCCGTATCTCCAGCAATGTTGGTGTGTGTCCGCCAAATTGTTTCTCCTCTGCCAAAACCCTTCAGTCTTCTTCTAATTGTGGAGGATCAAGATACTCTATCACTAAACTCGCTTCTTCTCCGGTCACACCGGCTTTTACATCTCGCATAGACGATTCGGAAAAGGCAAAACTTGCCCAG GTTGCAAAGAGATTAGAGAACACATCAAGGAGTTTCAAGCGGTTGGGTAGCTTAGGGTTCTGGGGGCAGCTAGTGTGCACTGTGGTGGCTGCAgtgattctttctttttcaattgttgttacTGGGAAGATCACGTCTCCTGCCACCTTCTATGCCACTGCTGGTGGGATTGCAGCTGCATTTATTTCAGTGTTTTGGTCATTTGGGTATATTCAACTTTCTGAGAAGCTTCAGAAAACTGCTAGTGACCCTTCCAAG GCTCCTCCTCGTGCTGATGTGGTGAAAAGCTTGAAAAATGGCATAATATTAAATCTTCTGGGAATGGGTGCCGCTATTCTTGGAATGCAAGCCACTGTCGGACAGTTGGTTGCAAAGGCTCTTACTTCCTCAGCTAATCCATATTACCAGGGAGTACCTCCTGGCTACAGTCCTGTTCTGGCATTGGATGTATTCCTTGTGCAG GCATCGGCAAACACAATCCTTTCTCATTTTCTGGGGCTTGTTTTCTCATTGGAGCTGCTGCGGTCAGTGACACTACCAGCTTCACCAGTTCCCAGGGTTGCATAA